The Herpetosiphonaceae bacterium DNA window AAAAAGGCCGAGTCGATGGGGCAGCCCGAGACCAAGAGCGTGGACACGTCGGCGCGGCTGCCGTTTGGCGACGCCAGCGCTGAGCCCGCGCCGGAGAGCACCGATACCATCGCCGTTAAGTCCTGGTTCGCGCAGAAGTACGGCGCGGTGGACACGGGCGTCCAGCAGGTGGCGACCGAGCTGTACGGTCGCGACTACCGACATGTCGCGTGGGCTAAGGCTGCCGACTTTGTGCGCTACATCCGCACGGGTCAGGCCGATCCGAAGCTGCATCGCACGCTGCTGTACAGCCCGGAGCAGATCTTAGAGGCCGTCGCCAGCGGGCGCACCGTCGCCGAACTCAAGGCCACGCAGATCGAGAGTCAGGACACGCTGGGCGGCTACCTCGTACCCGAAGATGTGCGCGACCGGATCGTGAAGCGCCTGGTGGGCATGACCATCATGCGCGAGGTGGCTGAGAAGATCACCACGACGCGTGACCGCGTGACGTTCCCCGTCGCGCTCGGCGGCGACGATCGCTACACGACTAGCGTCCGCGCGACCTGGGTGGACGAGTCGCCGACCAGCAGCCAGGCCGAGACCAACGCGACGTTCGGCCAGGTGACGATCCCGGTGCATACGCTGATGGCACACACGCCGGTCAGCAAAAACCTGCTCGAAGACAGCGCGGGCGCGAATGCGATCGTGCCGTTCTTGGAGCGGGCCTTTGCGGAAGCGATCGCGATCGTCGAGGACGAGGCGTTCCTGATCGGCGATGGCGTCGCCAAGCCGCAGGGCGTCCTGAACGGCAATAGCACGGGCGGCCCATTCACCTACGCCTATGGCGCGGTGCAGGTGGTCAACAGCGGCGGCGCAACCTCGCTGACCGGCGATGCGTTCCGCAACGTGCCCTACGCGATCGCCAGCCAGTACCGCCAGCAGGGCGGCATCTGGGCGATGGCGCGCGGCTCGGTGCGCGTCGTGAAGACGCTCAAGGACGGCTCGGGCGCGTATCTGTGGGCCGATCGCAACCAGCAGCTCCAGAACGGCCAGCCGACCAAGCTGGAAGGCTACGACATCAAAGAGTCGGAGGCGCTGGCCTCGCCGACGACCGCCAGCGGCACGGCCTACACCGCCAACGTGTACCCGGTCCTGTTCATCTGTCGCGGCGCGTACCTGATCGTCGATCGGGTGGGCATGGACGTGCAGCGCTACGACGATGCCACGACCGCGCGCACGAATAGCATTGTCGTCGTCGCGCGCTACCGCGTCGGTGGCCAGGTGATCGATCCGTGGCGGATTGCCACGATGAAAGTTTCGGCCTGATCGGAGGGCTAACGTGGCACGCAACCATACACTGTTTGAAAATAGCCGCCTGACCACGATCGGCGGCGGCTCCATCGTCAACACGACGCTGGCGGGCACGGCGGCGGGCACGGTGCCGGCGACCGACTACCAGTACCACGCCTACACGTTCGCGGGCACCATCGGCAACACCGGGACGGTGTTCGTGTACGCGGTCGGCGCGGGTCTGACCAATAGCCTGCTGGGCTCGCTGGTCTTCGGCTCGTCCACCGGGCAGGGCATCATCTACGAGGTCAAATCGGATGTGCTGAGCAGCGCGGGCACGGGCTATACGCACTTTGGGGCCAATCTCAAGGTCGATAGCGGCGGCACGCTGGGCGGCGCGTTTTTCTGCCTGTCCACGACCGCGCGCACGGCTGGCACCACGCCGGCGGCGAACGGCTATGCAGCGGTCGGTACGACGCTGGTCTAACGGGAGGCAGGGATGAGCTATAACACGCCAACCGGCTTTCTCCAGGGCGGTACGGCCTTTACCACATTCGCAGGCGGCGCACCCGTGCCCGCGCGCGTGGGCTGGGGCACGACCGCGCTGGCCAGCGGTGTCGGCACCATCGGGATCGGCTTTCCGGTATCGGCGGCGTTCCCGGTTGCGCTAGGAGCGAACATCGGCGCGGGCACCGTCTCGGGCGCGCAGATCGATCCGGCGCTGTTCTCAGCCGGCAGCGTGATTGTACGCGGGCTGCTGGGCACCGCAGCGGCGGGCGGCGGCGGCACGATCGGCGTGCTGGCCTTCGGCGGGTAAAACCAGGACAGGGGCGGGGCGTCGGTCCCGCCTTTGGAGGATCTATGGCACAGGGCACACTCGGACCACGGGGCGCGCTCCACATCCGGCGTATCAAACGCCAATCCGCGCCGCTCGCGTGGAAGCTTGCAAACACGCTCCGCTGGGGCTTTCTCAAGGGCTGGATTGCCTATCACCTGATCGCGCCGTTCGCGAATGCCTGGGGCGTGGCGACGATGATCGGCAAGCTCTCGGCGGTCGTGATCAAGGCCGACGGCCAGCGCATCCACTACGGTACGCTGGGGTATCGGGTCGTCACGACGGCGGGCGTGGGCTACCTCGTCGATGCGTTCCAGAACGCGACCGAGCTGGAGAACCTCAAGTATCACGGCGTCGGCACGGGCAGCACGGCGGAAGCGTCGGGCGATACCGCGCTGGTCACGGAGAGCACGACCGCGCTCAATCCCGACAGCACGCGCGCGACGGGCTCGACGACCGAGGGCGCCAGCGCGAACATCTACCGCACCGTTGGCACGCTAACCGCCGACGCGCAGATCGTCGCGCGGGAGCACGGGATCTTTTCGCAGGCGGCGACCGGCGGCGGGACGCTCCTCGATCGGACAGTCTTTGCGGCGATCACGCTCGAATCCGGGGACTCTCTGCAAACGACCTACGATCTGACGTGTAGCGCGGGCGGCTAGTGGCGGTCATCTTTGAAGATCGCTTCGTCGCGACCAGCGATCAGGCGCTGACGGCGCGCACGCCCGACACGACCGGCACGGGCTATGCCGAGGTCGCGATCACGGGCACGGCGGTGCTGGGCGTGCTGGCTGCGACGGACGAGTTGGGCAGCCTGACCAACGCGAACAGCAGCGGGCACCTGGTCAAATCGCAGCCGTCGCCGTCCACGGCTGCCTACGATGTATCGATCACGATCAACGCCGTGGATACAGGATCAGCCTCCCGCTGGTGGCGCATCCACGGGCGCATGGCCGACGCCGACAACGGCTACTATGTGGAGTTCGCGCAGCTCGCCAACGCGCAGAACGACACAAGCCTGTATAAGATCGTCGGCGGCACGCGCACGCTCTTAGCCAGCGTCGATACCGGGCTCGCCAATGGCGACGTGATCACGCTGGAACTCCGCGACAGTGCCAAGCGCGTACTCAAGAACGGTGTCGAGATCCTGTCGAGCGCCGACAACGCGCTGACCAGCGCCGGAGATGCCGGGATCAGCGCGGGCCGGCCGAACGCCAACTATCCGAACGGTGCGGTCAATAGCGCGGCGTGGCGCTTCGGCACCTACAAGGTTACGGAGTCCAGCAGCGGCACGCTCTACACGCAGAGCGCCGCCGGGACGCTCAGCAGCAGCGGGACGCTGGTTCGGCAGACCGGGAAACAGGCGGCGGGCGGGCTAAGTAGCGCGGGCGCGCTCAGCAGACAAGCGCAGAAACAGACCGCCGGGAGCGTGACGAGTGCGGGATCGCTCGCCAATCAGCCGCAGACGGTCACGAGCGGCACGTTGACCAGCGCGGGCAGTCTCAGCCGGCAGATCGGCAAGCAGGCAGCGGGCGTGCTCACGAGTAGCGGCACGCTGGCGCAACAGGTCGGCAAAGGCGTGAGCGGTAGCCTATCGAGCGCCGGGGCGGTGCTCAAATCCACGGCGCGCACGCTGGCCGGAACACTCGGCACGAGCGGCACGCTGACCGCGATCAAGACCGTGCTGCTCTCGCTGGCGGGCAGCCTCAGCAGCAGCGGGGCGCTGGTTCGGCAGACCGGGAAACAGGCGGCGGGAGATCTGACGAGCACGGGCGCGCTACTGAAACAGGCGCAGAACGTCACTACGGGCACGCTGACGAGCGCGGGCGCGCTGTCGAGACAGGCTCAGCAGATCCTGAGCGGGACGCTGACCAGCAGCGGCAGCCTGAGCGTCATCAAAACGATCCTGCTCTCGCTTGGTGGCACGCTGACCAGTGCCGGGAGCCTGATCAAACAGGCCAGCAAACCCACAGGCGGCAGTCTCGCACCGGGCGGCACGCTCCGCAGCCAGGCGCAGAAGGTGCTGGCCGGGGCACTCGGTAGCAGTGGTATGCTCCAGCGTCGCACGACGATCGGGCTAGCCGGCGCGCTGGAAAGCACCGGGACGATCACCAAACAGATCCAGCGCACGCTCGGCGGGCTACTCAGCAGCAGCGGCACGCTGGCGGCGCAGGCGGTCGGGGGCGGGGCCACGGCGATCCGGGCGTTCGGGCGCGTGCTCTATGGCCTCGTGCATGGCGGCGCGGTCGGTTTTCAACTGAACCAGACCGGCAGCACGGCGACGACGGCGCACGCGGGCGCGGTGGGCTACCAATTGAACCAGGATGCCAGCACCACAACCGCCGCGACGACGAACGCCACGGCGACGGAGGAATGAATGAGCGCGTTTACCTGTGATGTCGGCGATGTACCGACGATCAGCTTCTTTGTGACCAACGCCGCCGGCGAATCGGTCGATCCGTCCGAGGTACTGCTGTACCTGCAAACGCCTGCCGGATCGGTCGGCACCTACACGCTGAGCGCGGGGCAGGTCACGCGGCAGGCGCTCGGCACGTTTAGCTACAACGGCACGGCGACGCAGGCGGGCTACTGGAATGTGCGCTGGGTCGGGACCGGCGCGGCCAACGCCGCCGAGCAATCCCGCTACTTTGTGCGAGGGAGTAACATCACATGAGCCGCTATGTCACTCTCCAGGCGCTGCGCGACTACCTCTCGCCCGATGGCAGCCTCGGCACCGAGCAGGACGGCCTGCTGCAAGACTGTTTGGATCGGGCCGAGGGCGCGATCAGCGCCTATACGCGGCGCAGCTTTGCCGGCACGGCAGGCACGGTGTACTACAACCGATTCAGCGGCGGACAGGTGGCGGGAGCCGCGTTCTATCTGGATCAGGATCTCTACAGCCTCACGGGCGTGTATAACGGCGACGGGCAGACGATCCCGGTCGGCTCGGTGTGGCTGGAGCCGCGCAACGAGGGACCGCCCTACCGGATCGTGCGGCTCAAGAGCGCGTATGTGTGGGTGTGGAATACCGATAGCGATGTGGTGTTTAGTGGAACGTGGGGCTACTCGACGACCCCGCCCGCCGACATTCAGCAGGCGACGGTCAGGTATGCGGCCTATCTGTACCGAGGCAAAGATCAGGGCGGCATGACCGATGTCGCGGGCTTTCAAGAGGGCGGGGAGGTCACTATCATCAGCGGCATCCCTCAAGATGTGAGGTACCTCCTCGCCCCTTACCGTTCACGTACGGGCGGTGCCGTTTAGAGAAGAGTTTGAATCTTGTCGTGCTTGATCGAGTTGCAGGACTGACAAGCCACGACAAGATTACTCAGAACGTGCTCCCCACCTTTGACAATTGGAATAACGTGATCAATCGTCTTTTTGCGGCGACTCGTAAAAGGTTTATGGCAGTAATAGCATCGGTGTTGTGAGTCTAAAAGGGCTTGTAATTTCTCAGGAGTTACATCTCCCTGTCGGCTGAGTGTGCGGCGTAAGGCTTGTTTGTTGCGATTATAAGCTTTCCAATATGGTGTTTTTGCGGCCTTACGCCGCAGGGCTAAGTACCGTGATCGATTGCGTTCGACCCAATCGCGGCGCAACTTCAGCAAATACTCTCGATTTGCTTGCTCATACGCTCGGATCTTGTCTTTGTTACGACGCTTCCAGTCGCGCGCCGCCGCCTGTCCACACTCCTTGCACCGTGTTGTAAATCCTGAGCGCTGCACCTTGCTCGTCCAAAATTGGTCAACAGGTTTAACCTTTTTGCACAATGCACAAGTCTTGGTATCACCAGGACCGAGAAATCCGGGCGTTGTGTTATAGCGCGCCAATTTGCGACACACATGACATTGATTTCGATATCCATCGGGGCTATCGCGCCGTGTAGGAAAATCGCTTAGCGGTTTCAACTCCTTGCACGTAATGCAAGACTTTTGCGGTACACTGTCCACATCATCCTCCTTGCAGGATGGTCATACCCTCGGCTGGTCACGACAGCGCGAGGGTGCTATTTTTCTTGCTTTGGCCTGCCCGCCTGTGGCGGGGCGAAATTGTCAAGATCCGATCGTGGGATCAGCCAATACCCTCGGCGTTCGCCGCCGATACGTTGGGCATGTGGGAAGCGTCCCTGTTGACACCAATGCTTGACAGTATCAGGTTTTATAGGCTGTCCTTTTTGTCCAGTGTAGCCGCGCTCACTGAGCAGTACAGCCGCCTCTGTGGTCGTTAGCGCCATGTTTCACCTGAAATACATTTCGGACACCATACCCAAGAGTTGCGAAATTCTAGGGTATCCCACAACCAACCATCGGGAAGCGGGTCATGGTGTTCTGGCTTTGCGCCACATCCAGCACACATGATATATGGAATAATGGTCGGATCTTTGGTGAGCGGTGGATCTACATCCACCGCTGCCCTGCGTTCCATTTGTCAACCTTTCCTTGGAGTTCGGCACGGTCAACCTTGAAGTAATTCAGCGTCTCAACACTGGCAACAATGGTCATGGTATCGTTCTGAACTTTGACGAAAGCTTGTACGTTGCTATAGATGCTCATCTCTCCGCTCGGCGCAACTTCCCATACATACGGCGCGATCTGCTGCTTTTTCGTCGCTGCTTTACGCTCTTTCGCGCCGCGCTTCGGAAGATCGGTATTTGGGAGAAATTGGCCGCCTTTGTAAAACTCGCCGTTCTGTCCAGCCTGACCACCTTTGATTGCTTGTGCCATTGTCTTGCCCCTTCGTTGCTATGCAATAAATATACCACCAGCGGGATAATTTGTCAAGCGGTTTAGCGACCAATCTTCAAAACTCGTAGCCCGCGTGCTATAATAGCCGCAACAACTAAGAGCCATCGGAAACACCGGCGGCGGTTCTGTCTCTCCTCACTACGAGCGAGAGCCGGGCCGCCGCTTTTGCATTGCCGATCGGCGCGCGTCTAGGCCGACGGGCTGAACTGGTGCGACCCTGGCACCCGGCGCGCGCTCCCACCAGGGCTATCGAAGGGGGATAGAACACTGTGGACGAACGCTGTATCAAGCAAAGCAGCAAACCTGCCATCAGCAAGCCAGCGCCCGAATCGCCCATCGTCACAGCCGCGCAACGGTACGCCGCCAATCAGCAGCGGATCGCCTTTCTCCGCCAAGAACAGGGACGAATCCAGCAGGCAATCGAAGACAATATTATTGAGGCGCACGAACTCCGCGCCCGCCTGATCACGCTGGTCGAAGGGCAGGCGAGCTAATGCGGTGCTTAATTGCAAGCGATGCGCCCTGGAGCGTATCGGGATACGGGCGACAGATCGCCCTGCTCGCCCCGCGCCTGGCCGCGCTCGGTCACGACGTGGCGATCCTGACCACGTTCGGGCTGCACGGCGGCTCGATCGAGTGGCAGGGGATCAAGATCTACCCCGGCGGCGCGGACCCGTTTGGTAACGACGTGATCCCGGCAGCGGCAGCGGACTGGCGCGCCGACATCGTGATCACGCTCAAGGATGCGTTCGTGTTTCGGCCAGAGACGTTTCGCGGCCTGCGCTGGTGCCCCTTAGTGCCCGTCGATCACGAGCCCGCGCC harbors:
- a CDS encoding HNH endonuclease, whose amino-acid sequence is MDSVPQKSCITCKELKPLSDFPTRRDSPDGYRNQCHVCRKLARYNTTPGFLGPGDTKTCALCKKVKPVDQFWTSKVQRSGFTTRCKECGQAAARDWKRRNKDKIRAYEQANREYLLKLRRDWVERNRSRYLALRRKAAKTPYWKAYNRNKQALRRTLSRQGDVTPEKLQALLDSQHRCYYCHKPFTSRRKKTIDHVIPIVKGGEHVLSNLVVACQSCNSIKHDKIQTLL
- a CDS encoding phage major capsid protein, with amino-acid sequence MGWKDTLAAADTAIKASNLDEAEKLLRQAELEKKAESMGQPETKSVDTSARLPFGDASAEPAPESTDTIAVKSWFAQKYGAVDTGVQQVATELYGRDYRHVAWAKAADFVRYIRTGQADPKLHRTLLYSPEQILEAVASGRTVAELKATQIESQDTLGGYLVPEDVRDRIVKRLVGMTIMREVAEKITTTRDRVTFPVALGGDDRYTTSVRATWVDESPTSSQAETNATFGQVTIPVHTLMAHTPVSKNLLEDSAGANAIVPFLERAFAEAIAIVEDEAFLIGDGVAKPQGVLNGNSTGGPFTYAYGAVQVVNSGGATSLTGDAFRNVPYAIASQYRQQGGIWAMARGSVRVVKTLKDGSGAYLWADRNQQLQNGQPTKLEGYDIKESEALASPTTASGTAYTANVYPVLFICRGAYLIVDRVGMDVQRYDDATTARTNSIVVVARYRVGGQVIDPWRIATMKVSA